A stretch of Planococcus versutus DNA encodes these proteins:
- a CDS encoding pLS20_p028 family conjugation system transmembrane protein, producing MKDTEIVEKIEEFSEFLSIGTAISDMVRWLGWVFVKGLAFIVDGLEKVTDEVLLVKQFFQNPEIATFVDTIRPFLYILLAFSLLYTGYLLIFQKKFDREGIAMNLFIALAIVVALSQGMGKANEFTDGAINAINTSELYDEGEGSLSDNIISRQLTDLLEFDKKDWETTELDPPNTLPLSMIAHLSVTEKLDAKRDELELTPEGRDIVSHKLTWSITEKELVELEDSTLMPWTNEFYYRYNINWLTLLTTLAVMAFTLFSIAYKLARLSFELTFNYILALLVAPADIHDGQKTKKIMQSILNTFLVIILIFLSMKIYMIGTAYVAAELDGLAYLIALIAFSVAVIDGPNIVERLFGIDAGLKNGWGVLAGAYAGGKLISGAGGAAMNTMSRFRGSGSSEEENGQGEKLAGRQNKNGAATENATSPNDSAKKGGLRPAWLAVKFPLI from the coding sequence ATGAAAGATACAGAAATTGTAGAAAAAATTGAAGAATTCAGTGAGTTTTTAAGCATCGGCACCGCAATCAGCGACATGGTTCGCTGGTTGGGGTGGGTGTTTGTTAAAGGACTTGCCTTTATAGTAGATGGACTCGAAAAAGTGACAGACGAAGTACTGCTCGTCAAACAATTCTTTCAAAATCCAGAAATTGCGACGTTCGTTGACACGATACGTCCTTTTTTGTACATTCTTTTAGCGTTCAGTCTGCTTTATACCGGTTACTTGCTAATATTCCAGAAGAAATTTGATCGCGAAGGCATAGCCATGAATTTGTTTATTGCGCTGGCTATTGTAGTGGCGCTGTCTCAAGGGATGGGCAAGGCCAACGAATTTACGGATGGTGCCATCAACGCCATCAATACGAGTGAATTATATGATGAAGGCGAAGGCTCTTTATCTGACAACATCATTTCAAGGCAGCTCACAGATTTATTGGAGTTCGATAAAAAGGATTGGGAAACAACCGAACTCGATCCACCGAATACACTTCCGCTTTCCATGATTGCCCACCTTTCTGTCACAGAAAAGCTGGATGCAAAAAGAGATGAGTTAGAATTAACACCGGAAGGAAGAGATATTGTATCACATAAATTAACTTGGTCCATCACTGAGAAAGAATTGGTAGAGCTCGAAGACAGCACATTGATGCCTTGGACAAACGAATTCTATTACCGCTATAATATCAACTGGCTCACATTATTGACGACCCTAGCTGTTATGGCATTTACGCTTTTCTCAATCGCATACAAATTGGCCAGGCTGTCTTTTGAATTAACATTCAACTACATCCTGGCCTTACTTGTGGCTCCAGCCGATATACACGATGGACAAAAAACGAAAAAAATCATGCAATCCATTTTGAATACGTTTCTCGTGATTATCTTGATTTTTCTCTCCATGAAGATCTATATGATTGGCACTGCGTACGTAGCTGCTGAATTGGATGGCTTGGCCTATTTGATTGCCTTAATCGCTTTCTCGGTCGCCGTTATAGATGGACCGAACATTGTGGAGCGCTTATTCGGCATCGATGCCGGTCTTAAAAACGGCTGGGGTGTCTTGGCAGGAGCTTATGCCGGTGGCAAGTTGATTTCCGGTGCCGGTGGAGCGGCAATGAACACCATGAGCCGCTTCCGTGGTTCTGGCAGTTCTGAAGAAGAGAATGGACAGGGTGAGAAACTGGCAGGTCGTCAGAATAAGAATGGAGCAGCTACTGAAAATGCCACATC
- a CDS encoding membrane lipoprotein lipid attachment site-containing protein, translating to MKKMVILLTAVLMLVGCGEKEYFKQIYVEDVKEYMEEDKNGFLLVVNDNGEEFEEYVKGVAESEEIEIGIYNVYQSEEGAEDNRPVLPFDGFDTYNELYYVEDNKVKGSFEVESYEGTRLTEELTHFVKLHQ from the coding sequence ATGAAAAAAATGGTTATTCTGTTGACTGCCGTTCTGATGTTGGTCGGCTGTGGCGAAAAAGAATACTTCAAGCAGATTTACGTTGAAGATGTAAAAGAATATATGGAAGAAGATAAGAATGGATTTCTCCTGGTTGTGAATGACAACGGCGAAGAATTCGAAGAATATGTAAAGGGTGTAGCTGAGAGCGAAGAAATTGAAATTGGCATATACAACGTTTATCAGTCGGAAGAAGGTGCAGAAGATAATCGCCCTGTATTGCCTTTTGATGGCTTTGATACTTACAATGAACTTTATTATGTCGAAGACAATAAAGTAAAAGGGAGTTTTGAAGTAGAAAGCTATGAGGGTACACGTTTGACTGAAGAGCTCACTCACTTTGTGAAACTCCATCAGTAA
- a CDS encoding VirD4-like conjugal transfer protein, CD1115 family, which yields MFNDRFTFYLKKIGIPLLILAGSFTFFFLTLNFLVNVVAEVFQKTLGTGNLLEPESVNLTTSMIYSFPFLGTASAVYVVLFLVSFIAAAVLVFKYITNYGQIKKEQKGSARFTTFKEIQDQYRDVPEKGERFNGNGGVPVGRYKKRLFIDDSPVNNMVIGTTRSGKGETFVFSAIDIYSRAEQQASMILNDPKGELYAASKETLEGLGYHVEVLNLMNPIQSMSYNLLQLTIDAFMEGNFSLSQQYARSVAFMLYHDPKAKDPFWANSATDLCTALILALCEQCKMEREKINMYNVALMLSDLGTRMMKNEDGEEVSALDDFFSKFPENHPAKMQYATINFSSGQTRASILANANAKLGVFTLDGTAKLTSRNSYDMSKIGFSRWIKGKAAPDTRIHVIFSGNKTATIRTDADGMFTLFHKNPLQVGDSFTITAEKKVTVVNITGLITRERKDKEKVHEGLLEYEVNNANVEMMAIMDFDKPTAVFMIVPDYDATLNVIASLYVKQVYTNLARIASNSEGGKCHREVIFILDEFGNMPAIEGMANIVTVCLGRNIRFNLVIQAYAQLENLYGDDWKTIDGNCGNTLYLLTADESTAELISKKLGEETILTKSRSGQTLSMSKSKTESVDSRRLMTATEVMGLKEGEMIVIRIIKRQDKERKRIKSYPIFLTGKTALKYRWEYLSEFYNTDNSINDIDIPCEHSMTDLNQLRASFYTNNFADNLQTVKKGSLKRQEEQKQLREKQKMVEAEVASTKQNSRSNRHQKRKADMQKEAAFNEYVNEHYKVEHLFNSTFLRNIDTENPEHYLDMGIIDFREFVLASTHQFEDKFCSVILTKINGVLTKLKEEQERVTK from the coding sequence ATGTTTAATGACCGTTTTACCTTTTACCTGAAAAAGATTGGGATTCCATTGCTGATCCTAGCCGGTTCATTCACATTCTTTTTTCTTACACTGAACTTTTTGGTGAATGTGGTAGCCGAAGTATTCCAAAAAACACTTGGCACCGGTAATTTACTTGAACCCGAATCGGTCAATCTGACAACATCCATGATTTACAGTTTTCCGTTCCTGGGTACAGCGTCGGCTGTTTATGTCGTGCTGTTTCTGGTTTCATTCATAGCGGCTGCAGTCCTGGTCTTCAAATACATCACAAACTACGGTCAAATTAAGAAAGAACAAAAGGGCAGTGCCCGTTTTACCACGTTTAAGGAAATCCAAGACCAATACCGAGATGTTCCCGAAAAAGGGGAGCGGTTCAACGGGAATGGTGGGGTGCCCGTAGGTCGCTATAAAAAAAGACTCTTTATCGACGACAGTCCGGTAAACAACATGGTAATTGGGACGACTCGAAGCGGGAAAGGCGAAACATTCGTCTTTTCAGCCATCGACATTTACAGCCGCGCAGAACAACAAGCCAGCATGATTTTAAACGATCCCAAAGGCGAGCTATACGCCGCCTCTAAAGAAACGCTCGAAGGACTCGGTTACCATGTCGAAGTGCTGAATCTGATGAATCCGATTCAGAGTATGTCCTACAATCTACTGCAGCTCACCATTGACGCGTTTATGGAAGGCAACTTTTCGTTATCCCAACAATACGCCCGCTCCGTAGCCTTTATGCTCTATCACGATCCGAAAGCGAAAGATCCCTTCTGGGCGAACTCGGCAACGGATTTATGCACCGCGCTGATTCTGGCGTTGTGCGAGCAATGCAAAATGGAGCGGGAAAAGATTAACATGTACAATGTGGCATTGATGCTCTCGGATTTGGGCACGCGGATGATGAAAAATGAAGATGGGGAGGAAGTCAGTGCCCTAGATGATTTCTTTTCCAAGTTTCCAGAAAATCATCCGGCTAAAATGCAGTACGCCACCATCAACTTCTCCAGTGGGCAAACCAGAGCTAGTATTTTGGCCAACGCGAATGCCAAACTCGGTGTTTTCACGCTCGATGGCACGGCTAAACTGACCTCCCGTAATTCATACGACATGTCCAAAATCGGGTTTTCGCGTTGGATCAAAGGAAAGGCCGCACCCGACACGCGAATCCATGTGATCTTTTCTGGGAATAAAACAGCGACGATTCGAACGGATGCGGATGGCATGTTTACGTTATTCCATAAGAACCCGCTACAGGTTGGTGATTCCTTTACGATAACGGCTGAAAAAAAGGTAACCGTGGTGAACATCACCGGATTGATTACGCGGGAGCGGAAAGATAAAGAGAAAGTTCACGAAGGACTCCTAGAATATGAAGTGAACAATGCGAACGTTGAAATGATGGCCATCATGGACTTCGACAAGCCAACAGCAGTATTCATGATTGTACCCGATTACGATGCTACGTTGAATGTCATTGCTTCGCTCTATGTGAAGCAAGTCTATACCAACTTGGCCCGCATTGCTTCGAATTCAGAAGGTGGTAAATGCCACCGGGAAGTTATTTTCATCCTCGATGAATTCGGAAACATGCCGGCGATTGAAGGCATGGCCAATATTGTGACCGTCTGTCTCGGGCGGAATATCCGTTTTAACTTGGTTATCCAAGCGTATGCCCAGTTGGAGAACCTGTATGGCGACGATTGGAAGACCATTGACGGAAACTGTGGGAATACGCTCTATTTGTTGACCGCGGATGAATCAACAGCTGAATTGATTTCCAAGAAGCTGGGAGAAGAAACCATCCTCACCAAGTCCCGCTCCGGCCAGACTCTGTCCATGAGTAAATCTAAAACAGAAAGCGTGGATTCTAGAAGACTAATGACGGCTACGGAAGTCATGGGACTGAAAGAAGGAGAGATGATTGTGATCCGCATTATCAAACGGCAAGATAAGGAGCGGAAACGAATCAAGTCTTACCCGATTTTCTTGACTGGCAAAACCGCATTGAAATACCGCTGGGAATACCTGTCGGAGTTCTACAACACCGATAACTCCATTAATGACATCGACATCCCGTGCGAACATTCCATGACCGATCTGAATCAGCTGCGCGCTTCCTTCTACACCAATAACTTTGCCGACAACTTACAGACGGTCAAAAAGGGTTCTCTGAAGAGGCAGGAGGAACAAAAGCAGTTGCGAGAAAAACAAAAAATGGTTGAAGCGGAGGTTGCTTCGACCAAACAGAACAGCAGGTCCAATAGACACCAGAAACGAAAAGCCGACATGCAAAAAGAAGCAGCATTCAATGAGTATGTGAACGAGCATTACAAAGTAGAGCACCTCTTCAATAGCACTTTCCTTCGAAATATAGACACTGAAAATCCGGAACACTACCTGGATATGGGCATCATCGACTTTCGGGAATTCGTCTTGGCCAGTACTCACCAATTCGAAGACAAGTTCTGTTCTGTCATTTTAACGAAGATAAACGGCGTCTTAACGAAACTAAAAGAAGAACAGGAGCGTGTAACCAAATGA
- a CDS encoding helix-turn-helix domain-containing protein, whose amino-acid sequence MSVWFGDWIKEQRVALGISQSELSDRTGNQIPQSTISMWERRKNENPSAQNVRLVVESLGIPMRNFPWESILFKDKNMEARNHQMAERFYLYDLASASSLKTFEGKTYELKGAVGVEKESGDVRHITDLYYRTRSVISEKRLLAKRKNQHDDLMKIAGIKKIK is encoded by the coding sequence ATGTCGGTATGGTTTGGCGACTGGATCAAGGAACAGCGGGTGGCACTCGGTATTTCTCAGTCTGAGTTATCCGATAGGACCGGCAACCAGATTCCGCAAAGCACCATCAGCATGTGGGAGCGGCGGAAGAATGAAAACCCGTCCGCTCAAAATGTACGGCTGGTAGTGGAATCACTGGGAATTCCCATGAGGAATTTTCCTTGGGAATCTATTCTCTTTAAGGATAAGAACATGGAAGCGAGGAATCACCAGATGGCAGAGAGGTTTTATTTATACGATTTAGCGTCAGCGTCCAGTTTAAAAACATTCGAGGGAAAAACGTATGAATTGAAGGGGGCAGTCGGTGTAGAGAAAGAATCCGGAGACGTTCGTCATATCACGGATCTCTATTATCGCACGCGCTCAGTGATTTCAGAAAAACGACTGCTGGCCAAACGAAAAAATCAGCACGATGACTTGATGAAAATAGCGGGCATCAAAAAAATTAAGTAA
- a CDS encoding helix-turn-helix domain-containing protein translates to MQIDEAVTTRIQQLLTERGWTTNELIKRSGVKQSTISEIMAGRSKFPRISTIKKIAHGFGMTLSEFFNHKMFED, encoded by the coding sequence ATGCAAATTGATGAGGCCGTAACGACTCGTATCCAGCAGCTACTGACTGAAAGAGGATGGACAACCAATGAATTGATTAAACGCTCTGGTGTAAAACAATCAACCATATCTGAAATCATGGCTGGTAGATCTAAGTTTCCACGAATTAGTACCATTAAAAAGATAGCTCATGGTTTTGGAATGACATTATCGGAGTTTTTCAACCATAAAATGTTTGAAGATTAA
- a CDS encoding primase C-terminal domain-containing protein encodes MNNIFDLLLHEGIHTYKQRYSSATLPQVINEHKKTQKHKKGAISVTRSKEDLSTPGGVRGYVVTSKETLLEDFVELSHWNPNVHNYLGYSDVERRHLKGHTEKNLQQINTFVVDIDTKKQPYTEILTAALDHSVGIPTLILETPKGFQVYFVLETPLFISNQNDYRGLKVAKRISENIRRSLAKVLQGVDLSCNDFGFFRMPNEENIRWFSADMVFSMHNLIGWSKRQDDDQNRGLFVVESKGEGLDPTQTEWFQELVATRHVKGSHGQIGRDNLMYTLALACYSAGKGIGETLDLLDEYNSSLEVPVRHSEVQKIVKSAYKGRFKGASQIYIQELLEAWLPGKDVPVTNHLGGWYKFKKERKDRVRSHYAEWEDDLLAYIQSETSTVQPIVWTTQKALCVAIGMSRSTFNEVIRKSKKLLIKRIGKGRSAQTGLTSVDVLLQCALEYNQQHRSLYYEALTLLNGSRENASALWELENQLTLLTKFPESSSLIGKKFNSS; translated from the coding sequence ATGAATAATATTTTCGATTTACTTCTGCATGAAGGAATTCATACATATAAGCAAAGGTATTCTTCCGCAACCCTTCCTCAAGTCATTAATGAGCACAAGAAAACGCAGAAACATAAAAAAGGTGCAATCTCTGTGACCCGATCTAAAGAAGATCTATCGACACCAGGAGGTGTTAGAGGGTATGTGGTTACCTCGAAAGAGACTCTCTTGGAGGATTTTGTTGAACTTTCGCATTGGAATCCCAATGTACACAACTACTTGGGGTACAGTGATGTTGAAAGACGGCACCTCAAGGGACACACAGAAAAGAACCTGCAGCAAATCAATACCTTCGTTGTTGACATCGATACGAAAAAACAACCGTATACGGAAATTCTAACCGCTGCGCTCGATCACAGCGTCGGAATCCCCACACTCATCCTGGAGACCCCAAAAGGCTTTCAGGTCTATTTTGTGCTGGAAACACCGCTATTCATCAGCAATCAGAACGACTACCGCGGACTGAAGGTAGCCAAACGAATTTCTGAGAATATCAGGCGCAGCTTGGCGAAGGTCCTACAGGGAGTCGATCTATCCTGCAATGACTTTGGCTTTTTCCGCATGCCCAATGAAGAAAACATCCGCTGGTTTTCCGCAGACATGGTCTTTTCCATGCACAACCTGATTGGCTGGTCAAAACGACAGGACGATGACCAAAACCGCGGATTATTTGTCGTGGAATCAAAAGGGGAGGGGCTGGATCCGACACAGACCGAATGGTTCCAGGAATTAGTGGCCACACGTCATGTAAAAGGAAGTCATGGGCAAATTGGGCGTGACAACCTGATGTATACGCTCGCTCTGGCTTGTTACAGCGCAGGAAAAGGGATAGGGGAGACACTGGACCTGCTGGATGAATACAATTCATCCCTGGAAGTACCTGTACGCCACAGTGAGGTCCAAAAAATCGTGAAGAGTGCCTACAAGGGCCGCTTCAAAGGGGCAAGCCAAATCTATATTCAAGAACTGCTGGAAGCATGGCTTCCAGGAAAAGATGTGCCAGTCACGAATCACCTGGGAGGCTGGTACAAATTCAAGAAGGAACGAAAGGATCGGGTCCGCAGCCACTACGCTGAGTGGGAAGATGATCTGCTGGCGTATATCCAGTCGGAAACCAGTACGGTCCAGCCAATTGTATGGACTACACAGAAGGCATTGTGTGTAGCAATCGGAATGTCCCGCAGCACGTTCAACGAAGTTATCCGTAAATCCAAGAAACTTCTCATCAAACGAATCGGAAAAGGACGCAGTGCACAGACCGGATTGACCTCTGTCGACGTGCTTCTTCAGTGTGCGCTTGAATACAACCAGCAACATCGTTCCCTGTATTATGAGGCCCTTACTTTACTAAATGGATCACGTGAGAATGCTAGTGCTTTATGGGAACTTGAAAATCAGTTGACGTTGCTGACGAAATTCCCTGAAAGTTCGTCTTTAATTGGGAAAAAATTCAATTCTTCGTAA
- a CDS encoding site-specific integrase — MLGGYEAYRLKEGISPVTLVTELELLKAFVRFVNLRNNKQLEPYEIKPADVRAFLDQEKDKGLKASTVKRKMYHIRQYFHYLWKVGKVPVDFMPKFEYELVIEKQPATLLYADFAKEKRKVLQYPTLALNAKLYFLFAMAGFRMREIERLQSKHFRDLGDRIEMNFVTSQDVFWQLIFEDSAEVAVIVQAMERALFREHDYLVASDKKYGPDYLRNNMKEIYLGLTSLLPKRFKTEEVRMAYIYDLYKVQEKSFDEMVELLGVTPMSLTSALKLVFESYK, encoded by the coding sequence ATGTTAGGTGGCTATGAAGCGTATCGATTAAAAGAAGGCATTTCTCCTGTAACATTGGTGACGGAACTGGAACTATTGAAGGCATTTGTTCGTTTTGTTAATCTTCGAAACAACAAGCAGCTGGAGCCGTATGAAATCAAACCGGCTGATGTTCGGGCATTTTTAGACCAGGAAAAGGACAAAGGGTTAAAGGCGAGTACAGTTAAGCGGAAAATGTACCATATTCGTCAGTACTTTCATTATCTTTGGAAAGTAGGGAAAGTACCGGTTGATTTTATGCCTAAATTTGAATATGAATTAGTGATAGAGAAGCAACCGGCTACACTTTTATATGCAGATTTTGCGAAGGAGAAGAGAAAGGTGTTGCAGTACCCGACTTTGGCATTGAATGCCAAGCTTTATTTTTTGTTTGCGATGGCTGGATTTCGGATGAGGGAGATTGAACGGTTACAAAGCAAGCATTTTCGTGATTTAGGGGATCGAATAGAAATGAATTTTGTGACATCCCAAGATGTTTTTTGGCAGTTAATTTTCGAAGATTCTGCGGAAGTTGCTGTGATTGTACAGGCGATGGAGAGGGCTTTGTTTCGGGAACACGATTATTTGGTTGCATCCGATAAAAAGTATGGACCAGATTATTTGCGGAACAATATGAAAGAGATTTATTTGGGCTTAACTAGTTTGCTGCCAAAGCGGTTTAAGACTGAAGAGGTTCGGATGGCTTATATTTATGACTTGTATAAGGTCCAGGAGAAGTCTTTCGATGAAATGGTAGAATTATTGGGTGTTACCCCTATGTCGCTTACATCGGCTTTGAAGCTTGTTTTTGAAAGTTATAAGTAA
- a CDS encoding replication initiation protein, with product MGVFILEHQIINEGKYMMEIYQGNALTEMEKKIIFIVASLVNKTDQEDQTYELPIDELYRFLELEGLNSHLQFKEIIDELMSKVVEIPREDGGWLMTHWLASVKYIKDTEVIQFTFSSKLMPYFLQLKRYLFNCKS from the coding sequence ATGGGGGTTTTTATTTTGGAACATCAGATAATTAATGAAGGAAAATATATGATGGAAATATACCAAGGAAATGCGCTCACTGAAATGGAGAAGAAGATTATTTTTATAGTAGCGAGTTTGGTAAATAAAACTGACCAAGAAGATCAAACCTATGAACTTCCTATCGATGAATTGTATAGGTTTCTTGAGTTAGAAGGCTTAAACAGTCATTTACAGTTTAAAGAAATTATCGATGAACTCATGTCTAAAGTAGTAGAAATTCCTCGTGAAGATGGGGGATGGCTGATGACCCATTGGCTAGCAAGTGTTAAGTATATAAAAGACACCGAAGTAATTCAATTTACTTTTTCATCAAAGCTAATGCCCTATTTCTTACAGTTGAAAAGATATCTTTTCAACTGTAAGTCGTGA
- a CDS encoding GNAT family N-acetyltransferase produces MDSSKTEVLKEDSADMFLYLSDKEVMKHMELEPFQTEKETLDEIGWYQKIFKESTGIRWGITHKENGRVIGSCGFFYTHPEHSRTEIGYELSKEYWGKGIVSEALEAIILYGFQHFQLERIEALVEPANSASSKLLEKNGFKQEGLLRHYEFTCGKFDDLYIYSRLKGDIITTYS; encoded by the coding sequence ATAGATAGCTCTAAAACTGAGGTACTAAAAGAAGATTCAGCTGATATGTTCCTCTATTTATCGGATAAAGAGGTAATGAAACATATGGAGCTAGAACCTTTTCAGACAGAAAAAGAGACACTTGATGAAATTGGCTGGTACCAAAAAATATTCAAAGAGTCCACAGGAATTAGATGGGGAATAACACACAAAGAAAATGGAAGAGTTATTGGAAGTTGTGGTTTTTTTTATACGCACCCCGAGCATTCCCGAACTGAGATTGGTTATGAATTAAGTAAAGAGTATTGGGGTAAAGGCATTGTCAGTGAAGCATTGGAAGCTATCATTCTTTATGGGTTTCAACACTTCCAATTAGAACGAATTGAAGCATTAGTCGAGCCTGCTAATTCAGCTTCATCAAAATTGTTAGAGAAAAACGGATTTAAACAGGAAGGATTACTAAGGCATTATGAATTTACTTGTGGTAAATTCGATGATTTGTATATATATTCTAGATTAAAAGGTGACATCATCACGACTTACAGTTGA
- a CDS encoding nucleotidyl transferase AbiEii/AbiGii toxin family protein: MVASIIGVDLRSTMDMDATIQGYPVNQDAIEKAFLDIVSISLEDGVILSLEKVEPIRDEADYNGFRLSILAQLDQVRLPLKVDLTTGDKITPKEIEYQYQLLLENRKIEVLAYPIETVLAEKLETMITRGTTNTRLRDFYDIYALLETKKAGFNNDLLQKAFLSTANHRGSEGLLKDGEAILNEVFQSDYMEKLWTRYQQQYPYATDINWKAIENAVLRLWKMSIQ; encoded by the coding sequence TTGGTAGCTTCTATTATTGGTGTTGATTTGCGTTCCACTATGGATATGGATGCAACAATCCAAGGGTATCCCGTGAACCAGGATGCGATTGAGAAAGCCTTCTTGGATATCGTGTCCATTTCCCTCGAGGATGGCGTCATCCTGAGTTTAGAAAAGGTGGAACCGATTCGTGACGAAGCAGATTACAACGGCTTCCGTTTGTCTATATTGGCGCAGCTCGATCAAGTTCGGCTTCCCTTAAAGGTTGATTTGACAACTGGAGACAAAATCACACCGAAGGAAATAGAATACCAGTATCAGCTTTTGTTGGAAAATCGGAAAATCGAGGTACTCGCCTATCCAATTGAAACAGTCCTCGCTGAAAAGCTCGAGACGATGATTACAAGAGGAACAACTAATACCCGACTTCGGGATTTTTATGATATTTATGCGCTACTCGAAACCAAAAAAGCCGGCTTCAATAATGACCTGCTGCAAAAAGCATTCCTCTCTACTGCCAACCACCGCGGATCTGAAGGATTGCTAAAAGATGGAGAAGCTATTCTAAACGAAGTCTTTCAGAGCGATTATATGGAAAAACTGTGGACTCGGTATCAGCAACAGTATCCGTATGCTACCGATATTAATTGGAAAGCCATCGAAAACGCCGTATTACGGTTGTGGAAAATGAGCATTCAATAA
- a CDS encoding type IV toxin-antitoxin system AbiEi family antitoxin domain-containing protein produces the protein MSYTTQLLELIDRQDGLVLTRDAETAGIPRYYLTLLAREGIIERVGHGVYLTPDTFEDDLYMLQARSPQLIFSHETALYLHDLTDRDPISYSVTVPTGYHNQLLMNNGLQVYTVKKEWHELGVTESSTVYGRQIRLYNAERTLCDLFRQRNKVDADLLNDSMKRYLTRKEKNIPQLLRYADLFRVSSPIRKYVEILL, from the coding sequence GTGTCCTACACAACACAACTCCTTGAATTGATTGATAGGCAAGATGGACTCGTCTTGACACGAGATGCTGAAACAGCAGGAATTCCGAGGTATTATTTAACGTTATTGGCCCGTGAAGGGATCATTGAGCGCGTGGGTCATGGGGTCTACTTGACCCCTGACACATTCGAAGATGACCTCTATATGCTACAGGCACGAAGTCCACAACTCATTTTTTCTCACGAAACGGCTCTGTATTTGCACGATTTGACGGATCGGGACCCTATCTCGTATTCCGTTACTGTGCCAACAGGCTACCATAACCAGCTCCTTATGAATAATGGCTTACAAGTTTATACGGTAAAAAAAGAATGGCATGAGCTTGGGGTAACAGAATCTTCTACAGTTTATGGCCGGCAGATTCGTCTATACAATGCCGAACGTACCTTATGTGACCTGTTCAGGCAACGGAACAAAGTAGATGCTGACCTATTGAACGACAGCATGAAGCGTTACTTAACGCGGAAAGAAAAAAATATTCCGCAGCTGCTACGCTATGCTGACCTATTCCGGGTTTCTTCCCCGATTCGAAAGTATGTGGAGATTCTCTTATGA
- a CDS encoding ABC transporter substrate-binding protein, with protein MFLSIALLSLFLMIAGCSNSASSNTEAGSASDVESQTITHAMGTTEIKGTPQRVVTLYQGANDAAVALGVTPVGIVESWDEQPVYNYLKEELGEVPIVGQETQPNLEEIAKLKPDLIIASKIRHEEVYEQLSAIAPTIAHETVFVFKETVDLMGQALHKETEAQEIIEDWDNRVIDFKEKLEVKMGDKAPEHVAVLNFRADHSRIYYTGFAGSILTELGFEGPKNMQDDSPDIIKLTDKESITEMNADAFYIFMDKNDPAVVKTYEEWTNHPLWENLDAVKSNQVYGVDEIVWNLGGGIISANLMLDDMYDRFGLEK; from the coding sequence ATGTTTTTAAGTATAGCGTTATTATCATTATTTTTAATGATCGCAGGGTGTAGCAACTCGGCATCATCTAATACAGAAGCAGGGTCGGCAAGTGATGTGGAGAGTCAAACAATCACACATGCGATGGGAACTACAGAAATTAAAGGAACACCACAGCGAGTTGTGACGCTATATCAAGGTGCAAACGATGCAGCCGTCGCCCTCGGCGTAACGCCCGTTGGCATTGTGGAATCATGGGATGAACAACCCGTTTACAATTATTTAAAAGAAGAGCTAGGTGAAGTTCCCATCGTCGGACAAGAAACACAGCCAAACTTAGAAGAAATCGCCAAGTTAAAGCCGGATTTAATTATTGCGTCTAAAATTCGACACGAAGAAGTATATGAACAGTTGTCAGCCATTGCGCCAACGATTGCTCATGAAACCGTATTTGTTTTTAAAGAAACGGTCGACCTGATGGGGCAAGCCTTACATAAAGAAACTGAAGCTCAAGAAATCATCGAGGATTGGGATAACCGAGTCATTGATTTTAAAGAAAAGTTAGAAGTGAAGATGGGTGATAAAGCTCCAGAGCATGTTGCGGTGTTGAATTTTAGAGCAGACCATTCACGTATTTACTACACTGGTTTTGCAGGGTCCATTTTAACAGAACTTGGATTTGAAGGACCTAAAAATATGCAAGATGACAGTCCAGATATCATCAAATTAACAGACAAAGAAAGCATTACAGAAATGAATGCGGATGCTTTTTATATTTTCATGGATAAAAACGATCCAGCGGTGGTTAAAACATACGAAGAGTGGACCAACCATCCGTTATGGGAAAATCTTGACGCTGTCAAATCAAATCAAGTTTATGGGGTAGACGAAATTGTTTGGAATCTTGGCGGCGGCATCATTTCAGCGAATCTCATGTTGGATGATATGTACGATCGATTCGGATTAGAAAAATAA